In Methylococcus geothermalis, one genomic interval encodes:
- a CDS encoding cytochrome C: MTEPTGRTRRAAAGCLLLLFGIASSAVAGEAANAFDRTLMHPAIPLVDEDGRHVLESGRPYSVRMSCGNGSGGGCHDYDAMNHAYHFEQGRDETRDDYGAKRGLPHLVGPGYFGGFNCMQGNAAAALARKANPNEAEFGDYGAAGYVRACSTCHLGGGWEESDRAGTRYDRGVDGSIPAWDGDYYDRNGDGQVVPWDWKKSGVREADCMTCHADFSLLKKFPASGLGGNGDGTAGALDHWGLLQDGKFVAQGFFRHANSAMFEFLDVRPDLAGGAQLLTVERTVKPGTAKPDYDLVLSDSGEPVLHWNRDAFDDNGKVQIPMRRFPGNDNCMLCHLAGAGINRINAKVKSSRRGFYGFGAEAAETLGEDGKPVDDYKDDVHKGKSWTDDTGETRIIDNCNACHAKQYYKPAYANIDLDADHDFPKGNGDADIRNDLDYQPGPADCEYCHSTAKNPALPSGQPTLLDAHRERWKSSGFMRGYATNSYNRVVQVHFDDLACQACHNHKAVYNGKNLPMHYRYRARADGALRVIPYVPNARFFVQDRSSGRVLYRYERQSVFRMKSDGQAAIVDPLSGQEIGSVTVTGGQFDLPSTYNDFKALKQAYDGLLEGKGYVSADVRFVYAESNEYIFTHQTRRAEQAVACEECHTRRADGSINGAVAANGLMGANRVIEVARIPDSRLVDEGVVALASGYHKVQSDGRITETVSEVLEATHKAPDMSILKAATSRAVGGPLRKLPASEAVTLASLDADAAGKLTAQWDSSLSLTFSAKVGHASVQGAALFIPGSPLNQLLLDGVRAELSSKEPTAAERRKVGKLGGGALASDIYSLSLSRSGGNAVKNFGSGNGWIKLPYAGAATRIKGVKVAYSEDGRSWRMLPRERIAAFKAGSGGEAGYVLLRLKRPVASLAFTGKAGSKS, translated from the coding sequence ATGACGGAGCCGACTGGCCGGACGCGGCGGGCTGCCGCGGGGTGCTTGTTGCTGCTGTTCGGAATCGCGTCCAGCGCGGTGGCGGGAGAGGCCGCCAACGCCTTCGACCGCACCCTCATGCACCCGGCCATCCCGCTGGTGGACGAGGACGGCCGGCACGTGCTGGAGAGCGGCAGGCCCTACAGCGTCCGGATGAGCTGCGGCAACGGCAGCGGCGGCGGCTGCCACGACTACGACGCGATGAACCACGCCTACCACTTCGAGCAGGGGCGCGACGAAACCCGCGACGACTACGGCGCCAAGCGTGGCCTGCCACACCTGGTCGGCCCCGGCTATTTCGGCGGCTTCAACTGCATGCAGGGCAATGCCGCCGCCGCGCTCGCCAGGAAAGCGAATCCCAATGAGGCGGAATTCGGCGATTACGGCGCGGCGGGCTACGTCAGGGCCTGCAGCACCTGCCATCTGGGCGGCGGCTGGGAGGAGTCGGACCGCGCCGGCACGCGCTACGACCGGGGCGTCGATGGTTCGATCCCGGCCTGGGACGGCGATTACTACGACCGCAACGGCGACGGCCAGGTGGTCCCGTGGGACTGGAAGAAGAGCGGCGTGCGCGAGGCCGACTGCATGACCTGCCACGCCGATTTCTCGCTCTTGAAAAAATTCCCCGCCAGCGGACTCGGCGGCAACGGCGATGGCACGGCCGGCGCCCTGGATCACTGGGGCCTGCTGCAGGACGGCAAGTTCGTGGCCCAAGGCTTTTTCCGCCATGCGAATTCGGCGATGTTCGAGTTTCTCGACGTCCGCCCCGATCTGGCCGGAGGGGCTCAGCTGCTGACCGTGGAGCGGACCGTCAAGCCGGGGACCGCCAAGCCGGATTACGACCTGGTGCTGAGCGACTCGGGCGAACCCGTGCTGCACTGGAACCGCGATGCCTTCGACGACAACGGCAAGGTCCAGATCCCCATGCGCCGCTTCCCCGGCAACGACAACTGCATGCTGTGTCATCTGGCGGGTGCCGGCATCAACCGCATCAATGCCAAGGTGAAGAGCAGCCGGCGCGGTTTCTACGGCTTCGGCGCGGAGGCGGCGGAGACCCTGGGTGAGGACGGAAAGCCCGTCGACGACTACAAGGACGACGTCCACAAGGGGAAGAGCTGGACCGACGACACTGGCGAGACCCGGATCATCGACAACTGCAATGCCTGCCATGCCAAGCAATACTACAAGCCGGCCTACGCCAACATCGACCTCGACGCCGACCACGATTTCCCCAAGGGCAACGGCGACGCCGACATCCGCAACGACCTCGATTACCAGCCAGGTCCCGCCGATTGCGAGTATTGCCACAGCACGGCGAAAAACCCGGCCCTGCCGTCGGGCCAGCCCACGCTGCTGGACGCCCACCGCGAGCGCTGGAAGTCCTCGGGCTTCATGCGCGGCTATGCCACGAACTCGTACAACCGGGTGGTGCAGGTGCATTTCGACGACCTCGCCTGCCAGGCCTGCCACAACCACAAGGCGGTGTACAACGGCAAGAACCTGCCCATGCACTACCGCTACCGGGCGCGCGCGGACGGGGCGCTGCGGGTCATTCCCTATGTGCCCAACGCCAGGTTCTTCGTCCAGGACCGCAGCAGCGGCCGGGTGCTGTACCGCTACGAAAGGCAGTCGGTGTTCCGCATGAAGAGCGACGGTCAGGCGGCCATCGTCGACCCGCTCAGCGGGCAGGAAATCGGATCGGTCACCGTCACCGGCGGCCAGTTCGACCTGCCGTCCACCTACAACGACTTCAAGGCGCTCAAACAGGCCTACGACGGCCTGCTCGAGGGCAAAGGCTACGTAAGCGCCGATGTGCGCTTCGTCTATGCCGAGAGCAACGAGTACATCTTCACCCACCAGACCCGGCGGGCGGAACAGGCGGTCGCCTGCGAGGAGTGCCATACCCGCAGGGCGGACGGCTCGATCAACGGCGCGGTCGCGGCCAACGGCTTGATGGGCGCCAACCGGGTCATCGAGGTCGCGAGGATCCCGGATTCCCGCCTCGTCGACGAAGGCGTGGTGGCGCTGGCATCGGGCTATCACAAGGTGCAGTCCGACGGCAGGATCACCGAGACGGTATCGGAAGTGCTCGAGGCCACGCACAAGGCGCCGGACATGTCGATCCTCAAGGCCGCGACGAGCCGTGCCGTCGGCGGTCCGCTGAGAAAACTGCCGGCCTCCGAGGCCGTGACGCTGGCTTCGCTGGACGCAGACGCCGCCGGCAAGCTCACGGCGCAGTGGGACAGCAGTCTGTCGCTGACCTTTTCCGCCAAGGTCGGCCACGCCTCCGTCCAGGGGGCCGCGCTGTTCATTCCCGGTTCCCCGCTGAACCAGCTGCTGCTGGACGGCGTCCGGGCGGAACTGAGCAGCAAGGAGCCCACTGCCGCCGAGCGTCGCAAGGTCGGCAAGCTGGGCGGAGGCGCCCTCGCGTCGGACATCTACAGCCTGAGCCTGAGCCGGAGCGGCGGCAACGCGGTGAAGAATTTCGGCAGCGGCAACGGCTGGATCAAACTGCCGTATGCGGGCGCCGCCACCCGGATCAAGGGCGTCAAGGTCGCGTATTCCGAGGATGGGCGGAGCTGGCGCATGCTGCCGCGCGAGCGGATCGCCGCCTTCAAGGCCGGCTCCGGCGGCGAGGCGGGCTATGTGCTGTTGCGCCTGAAGCGCCCGGTGGCATCTCTGGCGTTTACCGGCAAGGCGGGAAGCAAATCCTGA
- a CDS encoding 4Fe-4S binding protein: MNALTAKLVEKVRSVPKIQRYRYFWIAVSCTMFLGPLAVLPGLAGNTDLCGKLCMRRFYLYFPGMNWDDLFMHVSVALIGVVAFFVIITFTFFFGRIWCSFICPVGGFSELVSRMLNDRWKIEYRGLPQVQIRYGYLAVYMGLLPLLGVSACTLCNFITVPRFVEALSGGFVGLAFIFSTVGLVNLSLLFLLGFFASKGRAYCQFLCPIGAIDGLVNRLGAKFRFTHHIRVDKQRCTGCTDCAKKCMCGAIKMVDKVAVVDQFSCMSCHDCVDACDWNAIEWTTAPRNKTPKRVKRGIQIHPEPQWQAVVRMQPKPAPTAPVIHWGRVVNGVIVAAFSLFLFATAVWLH, from the coding sequence ATGAACGCCCTGACCGCGAAACTTGTCGAAAAAGTCCGTTCCGTGCCGAAGATCCAGCGCTACCGCTATTTCTGGATCGCCGTGTCCTGCACGATGTTCCTGGGGCCGCTGGCGGTGCTGCCGGGGCTGGCCGGCAACACCGATCTGTGCGGGAAGCTGTGCATGCGCCGCTTCTATCTGTATTTTCCCGGCATGAACTGGGACGACCTGTTCATGCACGTCTCGGTGGCCCTGATCGGCGTGGTGGCCTTCTTCGTGATCATCACGTTCACCTTCTTCTTCGGGCGCATCTGGTGTTCCTTCATCTGTCCGGTCGGCGGGTTCTCGGAGCTGGTCAGCCGCATGCTGAACGACCGCTGGAAGATCGAATACCGCGGCCTGCCCCAGGTCCAGATCCGCTACGGTTACCTCGCGGTCTACATGGGGCTGCTGCCGCTGCTCGGCGTCAGCGCCTGCACCCTGTGCAACTTCATCACCGTGCCGCGCTTCGTCGAGGCTCTCAGCGGAGGCTTCGTCGGCCTGGCCTTCATCTTTTCCACCGTCGGCCTGGTCAACCTGTCCCTCCTGTTCCTGCTCGGCTTCTTCGCCAGCAAGGGGCGCGCCTACTGCCAGTTCCTCTGCCCGATCGGCGCCATCGACGGGCTGGTCAACCGCCTGGGCGCGAAATTCCGTTTCACCCACCACATCCGGGTCGACAAGCAGCGCTGCACCGGCTGCACCGATTGCGCGAAGAAGTGCATGTGCGGCGCCATCAAGATGGTCGACAAGGTCGCGGTCGTCGACCAGTTCTCCTGCATGTCCTGCCACGACTGCGTCGACGCCTGCGACTGGAATGCCATCGAGTGGACCACGGCGCCCAGGAACAAGACGCCCAAGCGGGTCAAGCGCGGCATCCAGATCCATCCGGAACCGCAATGGCAGGCGGTCGTGAGGATGCAGCCGAAGCCGGCGCCGACCGCGCCGGTCATCCACTGGGGGCGGGTGGTCAACGGCGTGATCGTGGCGGCTTTTTCCTTGTTCCTGTTCGCGACCGCGGTGTGGCTGCACTGA
- a CDS encoding cytochrome C, whose translation MSEAQRMRIHRLQICPWLWAVCLLAGIHPSYGGEVPADNGFDRAVLHPAIPLLDESGRHVLESGLPYSPRTSCGNGSGSGCHDYARITRGYHFEQGRDETRDGFGTKLGLPQLTGPGYFGGYNCMSGNAPGWLARKSNGGAAEFADFGAPDLVRYCGSCHAGGGWGELDRNGVRYDEQSAEAVKAFDGDYFSRQFQDAGKTGQYGGSGPSEVVAWDWKKSGVREADCMLCHADFSRLKKFSASRLGAADGADGSDSAATHYARLRDEKFIAGGFFRYAASAIWEFLDVRPDLEGGAALLAVERSPSAGTAAPDYRLVLDDQGNPKLHWNREAFDESGKIRVPMLRFPASDNCMYCHKTGNSRRGFYGFGPEVRMRTGADGATITDFRTDVHKGSVWTEDNGQARSIENCNACHAKQYYKPPSANVDLDADHHFPKGNGDNDIRNDLDNMPSPTACEHCHDKAAKPALPSGHKNVLEAHREIWKANGDMRGYPENTLDRITQTHLDVVACQTCHISKLADDGKAFPMRYRYRVGYGGRLKIFPYKPAYRYFVRDRTSGRVLNRYERFSVIEERSGSDGGKYGAILDPASGKEMGRVAMNGDEFGEPPTFADYKALKQAYDALLGMKGYAAPDVRFVYVESNEYALSHATRPSPQAVQCEDCHARKQSGAFSALISAEGLLGQANVAEVAKLPDRRLVDAGIVELGMPYFQVQDDGRIVENVADVLYASRLDPSMSILKSETARTVENEFKTLTNAETLSYADLDEAAGQRLAADLASGEALLFSSKVGHSSLREFALIQARGTRTAAYGGILRGRVESRQAKARDRARIVGQGFGNPVADIYSVAVMDASGKTLQGLIEGTALVKLPYRGKAKARGQVNVLISGNGKNWQRVGGKNLLVFRPRGDVDGYVVVRIKQPALYLTIADKAG comes from the coding sequence ATGAGCGAGGCACAACGAATGCGGATTCACCGGCTACAGATCTGCCCATGGCTGTGGGCCGTCTGTCTTCTCGCCGGAATTCATCCGTCGTATGGCGGAGAGGTGCCGGCGGACAACGGTTTCGACCGGGCCGTCCTCCATCCCGCCATCCCGCTCCTGGACGAGAGCGGGCGCCATGTGCTGGAGAGCGGCCTGCCCTACAGTCCCAGGACCAGCTGCGGCAACGGCTCGGGCAGCGGCTGCCACGACTACGCCAGGATCACCCGGGGCTACCACTTCGAGCAGGGCCGCGACGAAACCCGTGATGGCTTCGGCACGAAGCTGGGGCTACCGCAGCTGACAGGCCCCGGCTATTTCGGCGGTTACAACTGCATGTCCGGCAATGCGCCGGGCTGGCTGGCCCGGAAGAGCAATGGCGGCGCGGCGGAATTCGCCGATTTCGGCGCACCCGATCTCGTCAGGTACTGCGGCTCCTGCCATGCCGGCGGCGGCTGGGGCGAGCTCGACCGCAACGGTGTGCGCTATGACGAGCAGTCCGCCGAGGCCGTCAAGGCTTTCGACGGCGACTATTTCAGCCGCCAGTTCCAGGACGCCGGCAAGACGGGGCAGTACGGCGGTTCCGGACCATCCGAGGTGGTGGCATGGGACTGGAAGAAAAGCGGGGTCCGTGAAGCCGACTGCATGCTTTGCCATGCCGACTTCTCCCGCCTGAAGAAATTTTCCGCCAGCCGACTGGGGGCCGCCGACGGGGCGGACGGTTCGGATTCCGCGGCCACACATTACGCCCGTCTGCGCGACGAAAAGTTCATCGCGGGCGGTTTTTTCCGCTATGCCGCATCTGCGATCTGGGAGTTCCTCGACGTGCGGCCCGATTTGGAGGGAGGCGCCGCGCTGCTGGCGGTGGAGCGCAGTCCGAGCGCGGGCACGGCGGCGCCGGATTACCGGCTCGTCCTGGACGATCAGGGCAACCCCAAGCTGCACTGGAACCGGGAGGCTTTCGACGAATCCGGCAAGATCCGGGTTCCCATGCTGCGGTTTCCCGCCAGCGACAACTGCATGTATTGCCACAAGACCGGCAATTCGCGGCGCGGCTTCTACGGCTTCGGGCCGGAAGTCAGGATGAGGACCGGGGCCGATGGCGCCACGATCACCGATTTCCGCACCGACGTGCACAAAGGCTCCGTCTGGACCGAGGACAACGGCCAGGCGCGGTCGATCGAAAACTGCAACGCCTGCCATGCCAAGCAGTACTACAAGCCGCCTTCAGCCAACGTCGACCTGGATGCCGACCACCATTTTCCGAAGGGCAACGGCGACAACGACATCCGCAACGACCTCGACAACATGCCGTCGCCGACGGCTTGCGAGCATTGCCACGACAAGGCGGCGAAGCCGGCATTGCCGTCCGGGCACAAGAACGTGCTGGAGGCCCACCGGGAAATCTGGAAAGCCAACGGCGACATGCGGGGCTATCCGGAAAACACGCTGGACCGGATCACCCAGACGCACCTCGACGTCGTCGCCTGCCAGACCTGCCATATTTCCAAGCTGGCCGACGACGGCAAGGCCTTTCCCATGCGCTACCGCTACCGGGTCGGCTACGGCGGGCGGCTGAAGATCTTCCCCTACAAGCCGGCCTACCGCTATTTCGTCCGGGACCGGACCAGCGGACGGGTGTTGAACCGCTACGAGCGCTTTTCCGTGATCGAGGAGCGGAGCGGTTCGGACGGCGGAAAGTACGGAGCGATCCTCGATCCCGCCAGCGGCAAGGAAATGGGGCGGGTGGCGATGAACGGGGACGAATTCGGGGAGCCGCCGACTTTCGCCGACTACAAGGCGCTGAAACAGGCCTACGACGCCCTGCTGGGGATGAAGGGCTACGCCGCGCCCGACGTCCGCTTCGTCTACGTCGAATCCAACGAATACGCACTGAGCCACGCGACGCGGCCATCGCCCCAGGCCGTGCAGTGCGAGGACTGCCACGCGCGCAAGCAGAGCGGGGCCTTCAGCGCGCTGATATCCGCCGAGGGGCTGCTGGGCCAGGCCAACGTGGCCGAAGTCGCGAAGCTGCCGGACCGCAGGCTGGTGGATGCCGGCATCGTCGAGCTGGGCATGCCGTATTTCCAGGTCCAGGACGACGGACGCATCGTCGAGAACGTGGCCGACGTGCTTTACGCCAGCCGGCTCGACCCGTCCATGTCCATCCTCAAGTCGGAAACGGCCCGGACGGTCGAGAACGAGTTCAAGACTTTGACCAACGCCGAGACGCTGTCCTACGCGGACCTGGACGAGGCGGCGGGGCAAAGGCTGGCGGCGGACCTCGCTTCCGGGGAGGCGCTGCTGTTCAGCTCGAAGGTCGGGCACAGCTCACTGCGAGAATTCGCCCTGATCCAGGCGCGGGGTACGCGCACCGCGGCCTACGGCGGCATCCTGAGGGGGCGGGTGGAGAGCCGCCAGGCGAAGGCAAGGGACCGCGCGAGGATCGTCGGCCAAGGGTTCGGCAACCCGGTCGCGGACATCTATTCGGTGGCCGTCATGGACGCCAGCGGCAAGACGCTGCAGGGGCTCATCGAAGGCACCGCGCTGGTCAAGCTGCCCTATCGCGGCAAGGCGAAGGCCCGCGGCCAGGTGAACGTGTTGATTTCCGGGAACGGCAAGAACTGGCAAAGGGTCGGCGGCAAGAACCTGCTGGTATTCCGGCCGCGCGGGGACGTCGACGGTTACGTGGTGGTCCGGATCAAGCAGCCGGCCCTGTACCTGACCATCGCGGACAAAGCGGGCTGA
- a CDS encoding assimilatory sulfite reductase (NADPH) flavoprotein subunit — protein sequence MNSKMMRYACSLCLAWLVLAAGGSALAAERHSDPDGCFSCHGLPGLEYLDDHGVLRVATILKSDYYGSLHGSVPCKDCHRKIERYPHKPEEGYVDCSESCHLNEPSKDKAFTHKPVVDEFKTSVHGAGHAPGATKDFHGGNRLEEETGQQNPSCRRCHSNTPYIKDANLERFKQELHHTETECGTCHQGETWRNQFSGHILRRLVGKNYNKMEANAMCVDCHGNHEAMAKVEIQDPETKERKKASFRFAHAADSYAKTLHGRLLAVNDESGASCIDCHAPDGFRHGILRDESKAASTHPDRLGETCSQAGCHGYARSPLNLGFLNTDLHDLDFLRMEGLSFALDFSRLDSAWYAAAWVLGPLGLIFLVSSFLSPLSRSRQGPVTEVVGYEHFQRVMIGSASAKAGLWRRILPRLAGRSSGSNPAAAAPVVEPDAPITSLTLLFGSQTGNGEGVAADLEARLKAWGYSVKRVDMADYDPQDIVNERLLFVIVSTHGEGQPPIPAEKLHGYLYAETAPRLEHLKFAVFALGDSSYKYFCKAGKDFDAFLQRLGASRVLDRVDADADFEEAAAAWIEAVLGCCRSIIGDTGIEPPREAEPTDQAAVKAGYGKTNPYPAAVRRNVNLNGDGSAKETRHIEIDLGDSGLSYEPGDALGVYPKNNPAYVEALLVALQADGYAEVTLGKETLTLREAFYKHLDITGLSRVLVEKYAELSGSRVLAGLLADADPARLDGYLWGRQIIDLIEDFPLQGIPPQTFVDLLRRMPPRLYSIASSMKAHPGQVHLTVGVVRYHAHGRDREGVCSTYLAGRVGADERLAIFVQPNKHFRLPKDPATPLIMVGPGTGIAPFRGFVEEREATGAAGKNWLYFGDQRRATDYLYREEWEDKLSRGVLTRLDLAFSRDQERKVYVQTRMLENARDMYAWLEEGACFYVCGDASRMAHDVHQALLTIVMQEGGRTREQAEDYLEAMAASQRYLRDVY from the coding sequence TTGAATTCGAAGATGATGCGCTACGCCTGTTCTCTGTGTCTTGCGTGGCTGGTCCTGGCCGCGGGCGGTTCCGCCCTGGCCGCGGAGCGGCACAGCGATCCCGACGGCTGTTTCTCCTGCCATGGCCTGCCGGGGCTCGAATACCTGGACGACCACGGCGTGCTGCGGGTCGCCACGATCCTCAAGAGCGACTATTACGGCTCACTGCACGGCAGCGTGCCCTGCAAGGACTGCCACCGCAAGATCGAGCGCTATCCGCACAAGCCGGAGGAAGGCTATGTGGACTGCTCCGAATCCTGCCACCTCAATGAGCCATCCAAGGACAAGGCCTTCACCCACAAGCCGGTGGTCGACGAGTTCAAGACATCGGTCCACGGCGCCGGCCATGCGCCGGGAGCGACCAAGGATTTCCACGGCGGCAACCGCCTCGAGGAGGAGACCGGCCAGCAGAATCCCTCCTGCCGGCGCTGCCATTCCAACACCCCCTACATCAAGGACGCCAACCTGGAGCGTTTCAAGCAGGAGCTGCACCACACCGAGACCGAGTGCGGCACCTGCCACCAGGGCGAAACCTGGCGCAACCAGTTCAGCGGCCACATCCTGCGCCGCCTGGTCGGCAAGAACTACAACAAGATGGAAGCCAACGCCATGTGCGTGGACTGCCATGGCAATCATGAAGCCATGGCCAAGGTCGAAATCCAGGACCCGGAAACCAAGGAAAGGAAAAAGGCCAGTTTCCGCTTCGCCCACGCCGCGGACAGTTACGCGAAGACGCTTCATGGCCGGTTGCTCGCGGTCAACGACGAATCCGGCGCGAGCTGCATCGATTGCCATGCGCCCGACGGCTTCCGCCACGGCATCCTGCGGGACGAATCGAAGGCCGCCTCGACCCACCCGGACCGGCTGGGCGAGACCTGCTCGCAGGCCGGCTGCCACGGCTATGCCAGGAGTCCGCTCAATCTCGGATTCCTCAACACCGATCTGCACGACCTGGATTTCCTGCGCATGGAGGGTTTGTCCTTCGCCCTGGATTTCTCCCGCCTGGATTCCGCCTGGTATGCGGCGGCTTGGGTGCTGGGGCCGCTGGGGCTGATCTTCCTGGTATCCAGTTTCCTCTCGCCCTTGTCCAGGTCCAGGCAGGGTCCGGTCACCGAGGTGGTGGGTTACGAGCACTTCCAGCGGGTGATGATCGGCAGCGCCTCCGCCAAGGCCGGTCTGTGGCGGCGCATCCTGCCGCGGCTCGCCGGGCGGAGTTCTGGGTCTAACCCGGCCGCCGCGGCCCCGGTGGTCGAACCCGACGCCCCCATCACTTCGCTGACCCTCCTGTTCGGCTCCCAGACCGGCAACGGCGAAGGCGTCGCCGCCGATCTCGAAGCCCGGCTAAAGGCATGGGGCTACAGCGTCAAGCGGGTCGACATGGCGGACTACGACCCGCAGGACATCGTCAACGAAAGGCTGCTGTTCGTCATCGTCAGCACCCATGGCGAAGGTCAGCCGCCGATCCCCGCGGAGAAGCTGCACGGCTACCTGTATGCCGAAACCGCGCCGCGGCTGGAGCACCTCAAGTTCGCGGTGTTCGCCCTCGGCGACAGCAGCTACAAGTATTTCTGCAAGGCCGGCAAGGATTTCGACGCCTTCCTGCAGCGGCTGGGGGCGAGCCGGGTGCTCGACCGGGTCGACGCCGATGCCGACTTCGAGGAGGCGGCCGCCGCCTGGATCGAGGCGGTGCTCGGCTGCTGCCGCAGCATCATCGGCGACACCGGTATCGAGCCGCCTCGCGAGGCCGAGCCGACCGATCAGGCCGCGGTCAAGGCCGGCTACGGCAAGACCAACCCCTATCCGGCGGCGGTCCGGCGCAACGTCAATCTCAACGGGGACGGCTCCGCCAAGGAAACCCGCCATATCGAGATCGATCTCGGCGACTCCGGCCTGAGCTATGAGCCGGGCGATGCCCTGGGGGTCTATCCGAAGAACAACCCCGCTTACGTCGAGGCCTTGCTGGTGGCCTTGCAGGCCGACGGCTACGCCGAAGTGACCCTGGGCAAGGAGACCCTCACGCTGCGGGAAGCATTCTACAAGCACCTCGACATCACCGGCCTGAGCCGGGTGCTGGTCGAGAAATACGCGGAGCTGAGTGGCAGCCGGGTCCTCGCCGGGCTCCTGGCGGACGCCGACCCCGCCCGACTGGACGGTTACCTCTGGGGCCGGCAGATCATCGACCTGATCGAGGATTTTCCGCTCCAGGGCATTCCGCCCCAGACCTTCGTCGACCTCCTGCGGCGCATGCCGCCCCGGCTGTATTCGATCGCCTCGAGCATGAAAGCCCATCCCGGCCAGGTGCATCTCACCGTCGGCGTGGTGCGCTACCACGCCCATGGCCGGGACCGGGAAGGGGTCTGCTCCACCTACCTTGCCGGCCGTGTCGGCGCGGACGAGCGGCTTGCCATCTTCGTGCAGCCGAACAAGCATTTCCGCCTGCCCAAAGACCCGGCGACGCCGCTGATCATGGTCGGGCCGGGCACCGGCATCGCGCCGTTCCGTGGTTTCGTGGAGGAACGCGAGGCCACCGGGGCGGCGGGGAAAAACTGGCTGTATTTCGGCGACCAGCGCCGTGCCACCGACTACCTCTACCGGGAGGAATGGGAGGACAAGCTCTCGCGCGGCGTGTTGACCCGGCTGGATCTCGCCTTTTCGCGCGACCAGGAGCGGAAGGTTTACGTGCAGACCCGGATGCTGGAAAACGCCAGGGACATGTACGCCTGGCTCGAGGAAGGCGCCTGTTTCTACGTCTGCGGCGACGCCTCGCGCATGGCCCATGACGTCCACCAGGCGCTGCTGACGATCGTGATGCAGGAGGGCGGAAGGACGCGGGAGCAGGCCGAGGACTACCTCGAAGCCATGGCCGCCTCCCAGCGCTATCTGCGCGACGTGTATTGA